Part of the Chaetodon trifascialis isolate fChaTrf1 chromosome 1, fChaTrf1.hap1, whole genome shotgun sequence genome, tattactttattactaCATGACCCCTGTCCAGCAACAGGGTGGTAGATGGTCATGCAAAGGATGAAGGTGTCTCCTCCAACACTATGGGTCCTGTAATTTCACACATATGAGTAAGTGCTATGCTTTGCAATACAAATTGCATTTGCCTAGATCACAACAAAGCATACACATGAAGGCACTTGTTTTGCATGTTAGTGGTGTAGCCATCTACCAGATGGTGGTTTGACTTTAAATTCTTTGATTCACATGCAAATAACCACCTTAAGCCTTCCTCAACTAAGAAGAAAGAGCCGCGCACCCCTTCAATATCCTGTGTTGACAGTTTCGTGGGATTTTAATCTTTTCAAGAGTAGTTAAAGCTGCCATTTCCTCCTTTAGTGTCTTCTTTGTATAAGGCAACCAAGCACTGGAATGACAAGGCTTTTTGTTTCATATCTGTTTTTTTGAGGAGGAATGGTCTTCTGTTGTTGCAGTGCTAAAATGcgcacagacacatacagtatattggaAATATTATTTCAAGGATCATATTCTCTTTGCTCGatgcatatttcattttaaaagcagaagcagaagtaCTTGTTCTTCTGTTCATTCAAAGTGTTATATCAGTGTTACATTATGCTAAAAAAGCCAGAATACAAGTGTATACGTTTTTTCacatgcagagttttgaatTAACCTGTAATTTAACCATCTTAAATGCCTGTAAGATGGGTGGAGTTGATACATACAATACAAAAGCTCTTTCTTATAAAGGTAGCACACTAAATTTCATTCCTGCAGtgccctgtctctctttcaccaCAGAGGTTACTAAATATGCTTGCAAGGAAATTCACTCTTCACTCAAGTTCATGTAACCTACTTTCAGGTCTCCTTTTTCCCCATCcacaaaaaggaaagaaaggattAGGTTGTTGAGGCCAATGTAGAAATTATGTAAGAAAGGAGGCATTTAACAGGATCACAGGGTTCAGATGTCACTGCGACAAAGGTGCCAtggtggagagatggagggtgaGGGGTCAGGTAAGCAGAAAGATAATGGCCAACAGCTGTGAATGGGGATACGAGGAGAGCAGGTGGGAAACGAAGGGGCAGAGCAAAGGGGATGTTAATGTGGGAAAGAAGGTAGTACCCTCtccaggagataaaagcattcCTCCTGTTGCTGAAGGTTATAAGATTGCAGGCTGAGAGAGACCAGGAGCAGGCAATCCAGAAACGAGCAAGCTTGTTTCCATTGCATCAATAACAACTTTTTAACCGCGTCAGTGGCATGGCTCAAGGGAAATTTTGTACAAACAATGCATAATCCTTCTGATTTTGGTGATGCTTCAACTGACCACCATGGGGAtcacatttgtgattttgagtCCAAAACCTCAACTATTAAATGGATTGCCATGTAATTTGGTACCTACATTCATTTCTCATTCAAAATGAATTGTCACAACATCTCCCCTGACTAACCCTATCATCACAATAACAATTattgtgatttgttgtttttttgtgcacatAAAATTATTTGACTTATTTTATGTGTGTCGTGCTAATTAGATAATGTTAccctgctaacatgctaaagtaagACTATTATCCacttaacatcagcatggtaGAATTattgtaaataataaataaataaatatattgtaCCAAATAAGCCTGTTTCATGCATACAAGCATTTCATACCTGGTTCAACTCCTCAAAATAAAAGATCTACTTACCATATTCATGCATATAACAAAACTGAATAGTCTCAAATTTCAGTAACCCTGGACATAACATATGGATGAGCTTGTCTGACATAAATCTGAGTGTCGTTGGTAAACATCATCATAATCTATGGTATAAATCTCCAGAAACATATagaacttgttttgttttcatgggtTGGGATGTTGAAATACTATATGGCTCATAGTGTCAGGGTATTTGTTGCTGTGTATTTGTGGAGTACACTCAGGTCAGGTCTGATGTCCACCACCAAGATAACACATATGGAGGGACACTCACATTGACGCCCACAGGCCATTTTACAGTCACCTGATCtatttggtctgtgggaagaacATGCTTGCTGGATTTGGACCCACAACCTTTCTTCTGTGAGGTGACTGTGCTCACCATTGAGCAATCCTACCACCCCCTCATAATCCAACATAAATGGAAATACAGTCAAACTGAGGCTGACTGTACTAAAATCAGTCAAGCCCAAACTaacttaaaatgtgtgtgtgtgtgtgtgtgtgtgtaaaatgtgagaTGCTGCCCCAATACATTTCACTTGCAGTgtaaatgttttcatgtaaaatcCAATCATAACCTGAGGTTTGTTTGTAGACTACTGGATAATTGAGGTGACATCCAACTACTGTCTGCCACAGAAAATCACACACAGTACTTGAAGTTTTAGATTTACTCTGATGACAGCATCCACAAGATTAAATCTACTGTGGAGTTacataaacatgaaaaacaagatGTAATCTAATCTGTCCTGCCAGCTTTCATAGTCTTTCACTTTCTTCATAAAGGACCAAAACAGGATATCACACTAACATTACACTTACATTGGctaatataaatatttatcattcatttacaaatataataaaacatgTTCCAAGTCCCTTGTTTAAGCCTTACTGTTGTTACCCAAATTTCTCTCCTTCATACAACAGCTACAGGGATTTTCCTTGATAAGAATCAGTTTACACTTGTCAAGTAATAACAGTGACAAGAAGCTGACCCTATAATCCACAGCATCAATATTTGCACACATAATAACCCTACATTTGTTGAGTCTAATGACTAAGGGACCAAGGGGCTTCCGCCTAATATTTGTCTTGCCTGACATTTCACAAGGCCAAGAgaaaaatattcaatatgaaATGGCCTTAATTCCTCTTCCAAAATATCACTGCTTATCTGATTGAAAATCAATCCTTTATGATTATCTGGCCAGTGTGTCACGGTCAGCCCCCAAGAACACTTTCAAGAGCTTCACTTTCAGTTCCTCCCCAACGGATAGGTTTCCATATTACCAGCTGTGAATTATTCATCTATGCTCGCTTGGCGTCTCAGTtggaaaataaaggaaatcCTTTGGACCAGTGATACAGAATAGTAAGGCAACCTCTCTGCTGAACCCTGCTGCATTGTCCATTTGTCTCCTACTGTTGGTAGAAGTGAAATTGGAGCTAAGGTGGACATTATTTCTTGATGTGTAAAACTTGTCCGTCGCACAGCACAAGCCCATAAACAGCCGgctcagtggtgtgtgtgtgcaatgctTGAAGAGCTGGGTACAGTGCCTTTTGTAATGTGCAAAATGATATCTCTGCAATGTAACCGTCTCTATTACAGGGGGAAAAGATTGTCTTACCCTTTGGTTTTGCTTCACAGAACACGACAAACGAGCTTGAGCTGCATAGTGTCTATGCAACACAGGTGTTCTATAAGACAAGAATTAGTAAATTTGGTAGAGGTTTTACGATATGTTACCAGTTAAGATTGACGTTAATTAACTTTGTGATGAACTAAATCTACGTGAGAATCACAACTACTGCTGtgagattaaaaataaaaccaaggACCCCCTGACAGGTTTCTATTTCTGCTTTGGTTTAgtttatttgtcatttgaatgtgatgattagaaataaaacacattaaagcaacaAATCCACTACATACTataatattgtttattttaatgcatCCATTTAACAAATCTTCACAACATGTACAGTAGATATGTCCTTAACAAAACCAACAGGTGCTCAtgacagttttctttttgtttttgcatggtGTCCAAGCCCTTTGAAAAGTTCTGTATGTCCTGATGATGTGGACACCGAAAAATTCGGAAGCACTCTGGATTGTTGCAGAAAGTCACATAATCTCTGTCATGGAGGGATGAGGGACAAGCACACtgatggatggaggaaaaagaaaaaaatcttacatttacaaaatgaacagtgcttacattttaatgcattttgtaaGATCATGACTGCTGCAGACCTTGTGAAATACTTTTTACACTATGCACTGTACCAGCAGAAGAAAGTTGAAATTatacaaaatacatttctaCATAAAAATGAGAGCATGAAAGTTTTTTGGCTGTGGTTGGCAACAGTTTCTATTATGTATTATATGTAGGTAATAATGCAAGAGACAAGGTTACAGAAATGCCTACAAATGACTTTAGCGCAGTCTACACTTCCCATGTTTATTATATAATTCAAGACTCCCACTACGATGAAAAGAGGAATGTTATGAATAAAATgttccacattaaaaaaaatataacattgTTCACATACTGATGTTTCAATTATTAATTGAAAAACCccatttcatatttatttacctGCAAAAGCAGACACATCAATCTCTCGCCCTGGGTGGCTGGTAATACTGCTGTGTTGGTCTTGTGCGTCTGGGCTGTCCATCTCCCCCACGGCGAAACTCTAGTGAACTGTCATAGTAACCATCGTCTTCCTCCTGCCAGTGTACATTTGATATGGTTGTGATGTTACTGTGGGTAATCAGATTAGCTGTCATTCACATTTCATTACCACTGTCAATCCACCTGAATACGGTTTCATTTAAAAGTTAGTTCTACGTAGCTTTAACCAACACATTTTGATCTTAAAAATTCTGAATGATTAATGGCATTATTaatatgttttctctctccttacCAACACATCAGCAGGAACAGGTTTGATGTTATGCAGCAGGACCTCTTCGCAGTTTCCGTAATCACTAAATACAACCACAGCTGTGGAGCCCGATGGATGCACAGCATCTATTCTGGCATGGTAGaacttcatgtgcacacaagtacatgtgtgcacacacgcacacacacagaaacaaatagaaatgtaattattttaataCAAACCTTTCCAGAAGTCAAGACACATttatattaattaattacaacatgacaaacaaatcaaacacactgtcAACACTGTGACTGAGAGAAAATGAGTCACAATCACAATAATTATTCTTTGATGTCATTTAACACAACTGTCAAACAAGCTCtcacacaagaaaaaataaCCCACAATGTCTAAGttaattttcatattttaacaAATTTGAGTCTCAGCTGTCAGATTTATCGTGGTTACTGTGGAGAATTTACGTGTCACATTATAAGCTCATTTGTGCATGtcacagttttatttcagtACGTTCTCTAACTTGACATACGGTAAGTTGAATGCAATCACATTTATCAACTATCGCTCCGCTTCCAATTCAGGAATTACATACCTTGCTGTCTTCCCAGTACAGTGCCAGGCACTGGTCTCCAGGCTTCCAAGCGTGCTCCACAATATGACCTTTCTCTGGTCCTCTAGGACCTTGACCTCTGCCCTGTCCCGACCTTCTTTTAGGTCCTGGGTTATTAGAAGGGTTTTTCTTGGGGGGTGGCTCCCTGTTGGGGGGACAGGATGAGTTTGGTGGCTTGATTGGCCCAGTTCTTTTGTGTTCCATATCTCCATTTTGGAAATGAGAAGGATCCCCTGTCATGATTCGACAATCCCGTGATAACCCCACTTCTTGGGGCATCCCTGAGCTTCCTCCCCTAAAGTTAAAGTTTGGTGGCCCGCCATCCCTTTGTCGGTCAACGTGGTCCGAGTTAGGCCGGTCAGCCTTCCCCATGCGCCTGCTGTTGTTTGGCTCTTCAGTTCTCTCTGTACGTTTAttatttcctcttccttccaGCTCACTTCCTGCGGAATTGCTCAGTTTAGACGTGGGTGCAGTGTCTTTCACCCCTCTCCTGTGAGACGGTCCAGCCATGTTCCCACCACCATCTCCATTTCTGGATCGTTGGTGGTGAGATCCACtaaactccatctgctgctgaGGTTCTCTCGAACGTGTGAAAGTAGTCGTGAAGGATGAAGAAAAAATCTGCTCATCTCGCATCTCTCTCCTGTCACTATGCGACCTGTCTGATGTGCCTCGTGACCATCTCTCCTGGCCCCTCCACGGCTGGGCTTGAGCTGATGTTTGGGAGGTTGTGCAGTTAGAGAGAGGCTCTTGACCAGGTTTGGGAAAATCAGTGTCCCTGTGGAAGCGAGGTGgtctgtcatttctttgttgCCTATGCTCATTATGCGAGGAGAACTTGGTCTGAGATGTGTCTTTGGAGTAATAGTCTGAGTTGGAGAAATTTGCTTTATTCTCATGGTGTCTCTGAGGTGCCTGGCTCTTTGGCTCTggcaaaacaaaccaaaaaaagagcAGTACAATTAAAAGCTGTGGCAAACCACGAGAAGAATGATAGAAGGAATACTGACAAGACCGCATTACCATGTGCTATATACAGTTATTCAGTGATGATTAATGAGGGCTAAAAACACGAAGGGAACATCAGTAAATAAAAATAGCTAAATTGTCCTTGGTCAAACACAAtcttatatcaaaatatataGCATTTAAAGATATGTTCATGCCCACTTTCAACTGCAGCCCAGTGATGCATTGGTCTTGCACACAGAGATGATTTCAGGCATTTAGAGAACATGACTTAATTCCCCTCAGCTCACGATAGCCAGATAACCATCTGTCTGAATCTAATCGTGACTCTGTCCAAGCTGACATCCTGCTATTATGTGGTACATTCTTACCAAATAACTGGCTTGAAAAGTTATATAAACCCATATCTAAAATCATGAAATGACTTTCTTcctaaaataaatcaaaagtgAAAGCATGATGTTTATGGACCTGAGAGAGGTACCAAGGCAATTTACAATGAAATCTGGTCCAGTTTACCCACCATCAATGGAGAAAACTCCCATCTTGGATTCCAGAAAGTCAAACAGAGTGCTTGGTCCTGATGGCCTTCcccctgctccttcctcctcttcttcatttctgGACCTGCCTCTGCCCCTTCCTCTGGCTGAAAAGACCCCCAAAATAAGACCCAATTAAGGACAGTTTGATCAATGATACTGGATGTTTGAATGTGAACACCATCTAGCCCTGGGTGTCTAAAGCAGGTGTGACAaggctttgtgtgtctgcatgggctcattttaaagttgaACCCAATcaggtattttatttttgttcaatGTGAGTAGTAATACAGGAACACATATACAACCCTTAGAGATTACATGAATTTGAAAAGGTTAGTGTTCTGTAGCTGACACAGAGCGGTTGTTCCactttatggaaaaaaaaaagctttcccCAGAAAAAGGCAGGAGGTAGCTCAGTGTGATGGAGGCAGTTTCAAGCTGCTGCAAGTTGTTtttcagcactgaaacaaataCAGAACAATGACTCCAGGTAAAGTCGAACATCCATCTGAAACCTTGGGAAAGTAGCCGGCAGTAAAGTGTGTATACAATTTGTAGTAAATGGACTAAAACAAGCAAAACCGCCAGCGTGGACCTTTAACTAGGCTGTAGGTGACTTTCAATGCATTTTAAGGACCTCCACATCACTCCCCCAATTTCACTCTTACTCTGCAAGAACACCAAGTGTTGTGGGCTATGGGGCATTTTTTCAAGGGAAAGTGGgcagcatgcatgtgtatgtctgtgtatgaACCTCTGGGTGGGGGCTTGTTAGACTCAGCAACCACAGGGCCAGGTCTGCTGCCAGAAGATCCAGTCAGTAGGCTGTTAAGTGCCACTTCAAGGTTGTTGTTATTATCCATTAGGGCCTGCCGAGCTGCCTCCCTGTTAAAGCCCATCTCCATGATGTCCCTGAGAGCACGTTCATCCACCTTCACACAGGATATAATGACAGGaagaacacaaaaaaagatTGTATGGAGAAAGCATAAAATGTACAGGGAGATGAGGAAAATACATGTGGATGGATACATACTGTTTGGTAATATTAGATTCAGAGCTAAGGTTCATtgtgacagagaaagatgaATTGGATAGGACattagaaagaggaaaaaaagatccTCTAAGAACCTCTCTTCCTTTTAAGTGGGCCACACATGGGTATCACTTTGAGTTTTAGGTTGGATTAGAGTGCATTCAAGTTTCAAACCACCATTAACACACTCCTAGCCAAACACTGTAATATCCTGTTCTATCCTATTTATGTCTTCAGCCCAAAGCAGCTGAGCGCTGCCTAGAAACTGGCGAGTCACAACACACAGCTCGATAGACTGCCACTTGAGTGGAAAACCTGACCAAGCTTCCaattcatttacatttctaCATTATCATAATCAATGCCTCATCCAGTCCAAAGGACCACAAGAAGAACACAGAACAAGGCCCAGCCTTTAAATTGCTTTGTTACATTAAATGGAGGCTTCAGTAATGTGAGACAAGAATTTTAATTTTGACACAAGTGGCTTTCATCTCTAATTTATATTTAACAGACTTAGATTGTCTTATAGGTTTGGAGCAAGTTCGTCTTCTCACCAGCTCTCGATAATTCCCATCTTGTCTGCTTTCAGTTCTTTCAACCCGGTCTTCTCGTCTCCTTTGCTGGTATGAGTCTCGGCTCCGAGAGGATGAAGCAGCATTGGATAAATTACTGCCTGCATTTCCTCCACCACCAAATGTACGAGGACCCTAAGTAAAAGAACATGAAAATCAGCGGAGCTTTAGGTTGGACAAAACAATAAAGCCAACACAAGAAAGAGAACTTTATAGTTGACAATGCACttgattttttatttgaagAGCGACTCGAATGTCAAAGGGAATCTAGGTTAAGATGAATATCAATAAGGAGAGTGTATTTTTAAATGGAGGCTAAATAACATCGTTTGTGAGAAAATACTTTCAATAAGAGCAAAATTAGTTAGTCATGAAAATCAGATGTCCAGCGTTAAACAACAATTACATAGCGTAATAGATCAGGTCTATCATACATGAGACGGAGATAACAAATGGGAGTTAAAAAATGTTGAAGTAGCTGTAAAACAATCAAGTCCCATGTTGTTACTGCAACCATTCATGACACTGACATGCGATTAAGACACATTTCCATGATGAGGGATTAAATACAGTACCTCTTTGGTCTTGGCCACCTCAGCAATAGCTGCTGTCCGCTGCTTTTCAAACTCATCATTCTCATCAGTACTCTTGACTGCACTGTGAGTCTGCAGGGTTTTCCTCTGGTCTAGTTCTCTGCTGTCTACTTCATCCTTCCTAGCGCACTTctaaaggaagaaaagagagtaGAACATGTTCTCAAAGATCCTCCTCAATCATGTATAGGTCCTGTAGAAAAGAATCAATGTGCTTGACAACTTCCATACTTTGTGAAATTACAACTATAATTAAGTCACATGCACTGTTTCAGTTACACTCCAAGATTTTGCTGTAGCAACCAACAGCAACCCAAATCCCAAAGCTGTCTCCCGGCTATGAAGACAGAAATTCAGcatttcctgcagctgtttcatgACCGTTGGAAGTGATGATTCAGTCAGAGAGGTCAGCAATTGACTGGAGCAATGACCTTTGCATATGAGTAAGTTCACCATCTTTTTGTTACATTGCCAATCCCTTATAGATAGAGCATGAACATGAGTCAGGCAGTCTGTAAAATAATCTGATTGACTTTGACAGCACCTGCTGTTCACCGCTGCTTTAAACAATATGAAAAGCTTCTTGTTCAGTTcattaaatccctgcagccatctgaaggcagcaggacatATATGGTGATCAGTGTCAGAAGTGCCATGCCTGAGTGCAGTACCATTATGCACAATGACCGTTCATTGTGTGTACCGTCATTATATCACATGCAAATGACACCAGGCTGTgaacaaaataacaacacactCATCTACACACATCAGACGGATCCATTATGACTTGGTGTTCTGTCTGCTTATGCGACGGACATCAGATTATCAGCGATCATTAATCCTGTGTGTCTTCACTAAACAATCATTTGTTTGAGTCGTGATCGTACTAATTAACTgttaaaaaaaccccacagcAGTTGCCCTGGGCTGCAGATCTGTGGTGCTGTGTGTTCACAACGTGCTGTTCTACACAAACCACAGAGTGGTATGACATCCCTGAGAAGGCATTAATTTGCCTATTGAGCTGTTGTCATTATGCGTCACTCTGACTGGCACATCTGTTTAAGAGTGATGACAGCACCCATGTGACTGGCTGAGAGTATATTAATCACCTTACAACCTATATTCCACTTCACCCAGCACTTAGTGCTGCTGCACCTACATGAACCAAAATAGCATAATTCAAAGACCTTGTTGTGGACAGTTTACTATATTTTATATTCTGTCGATAACAGTTACCAAAGATAAAAGTCCACGGGCTTTGTAGATTAGCCAGGCAGGGTAAACTGATTCTAGAGAGGCAAGGTGAGGCCAGAAAAAACCCCCAGATCTATGGGCATGCCTAGATATCATTAAACGTGGTACTGGTATTAAACTCATGAGGGGAAacatgtccagtgaaaacccACCAATTTCTTCAACTTCAATCTCAATTTTAAAGTAATTCCTAGATAGTGGTGGAAGCTTCATACTGCAATAATGTTTCTCAGTCGCAGGAAATGGGGGAAGtgggactgactgactggtaGAGAGAATCAGCTTGAGCAAATCTGGAATCAAGTGCGGGAGTAAATCCCAGAATCCAAGCATCAAGCTGCTACGGATGTACCCCACTGTGCAACTGTGGTCTTCATCAACGGAGTATTGACTCAGGCTCAGTGAGTTTTAAAACCAAAAATTGCCTTATTTAATTTTCTGTAAATAGCacaagaaaaccacaaaatatgaaaaaattgaaattgaagtTTCTGAAGGCAACAGGAATTGAGCGTCGTTATTCTTTTCAAATGTAATACTGTGTATGGATACTGACTAGGTTTTTTTTGGATGGTGCACTTTAGAGGCCTGCTGTTCGCCTTTGAAACATCTCTcctcactttttcctttttaatctcCTCACCTTTTCGACCAATTACCACAGTGCACACACTGCACTTATACCACATACATTTATGAAAGTGGAAAACAGTTATTGCACTGTTTGCAATTTGTGTGGTAggacaacaaagcaaaatgaaaatgcagtcatGCACTTTAAAGACTCATGAAGAACCTTACAATTAGTTCAAAAAGATTAGAGCAAACATTGTTAAGAAAAGGGACATAAAGGCCCCCTCCTTGAGCCAGGCCTTGGTCTGGCCCCTCAAATACATTAGTGAGGTTATTCTTATTCAACAGTGTCTCTGACTTGTATTAAATTGCTGCTGAAATCTCATTTTTATGCAGTTGCATTTTCCTAATTGCATTATTTTTGTTAGTTTGCTATTACACATTCCTGTTTCTAGttaattgtttttcttgagTGTTAATATCAGAAAGTACCTTGGaactttgtttttgaaaagcGGACTATTAAAGTTTTATTGTCCTCACCTGACCAAATGGCACAAATGGGGGAGGTCCACCTTCTGCTCCAATGTTACTCCTGCAGTGTTTGGCCAGACTCTGCAGGTAGAAAGTAAGGGGAGACCATTCttaaaaactaagaaaaaaatctaaacctAGCAAGAGTAATGACAGGCTGGTGGTGGCTTTTAATGTAGATTTGAAATgattatgaacacatgaatggcATATTTTTTAGCAAATGCAGGTGAGCCATCATGACAAAAAAATCAGCCCTCACCCTTTGTAGTTCCCATTTCTCCACCATGTGATCAACCTCTCCTCCAAGGACAGAGATTTTTGAGTCATCGAGCAGCAAAAGACCGTTTTTAACCTGGACTGTACCAAGCAGCTTTACCTTTGTTCCAGGGGGGGTATTaagactggaaaacaaaaccaaacaacaacaaaaataattaaaatgtatgtttgaAAGGATGCTTCATTTATAAATTGTTAAACTAACTGTTAAATATCAAACATATTCAGGGTTTAAATTATCACTGAGTATCCCAAGCCCCACAACCTATTGCCTTACCCATACCACTTTATAAATGACATGGAGCAGTGCCAGGGGATGGGTGGCGAGGCTAGGAGAGACTATTAATAATCCCAGCTGCTCACCCATCCTCATGGTAAATTAAAAGCCCCTCTATCTCATCAGGCCTGATAaggcctctgcctctctcattaAGAAAGCACAGGGACTTAGAGGGATTTCCAGCTACTGATGCCGGATGCCAAGGCAACAATTAGGGATTTCACTCCAAACCTCTGGGATAGATGCTGTTCTCATGATAGCGGCCAATGCAAAAGTGAGGCACTCTCAATCCTCGATTCAGTCACATACTCACAATCCTACAAACACACTATTTACCCTCTGATCAATGTTGCTACTTCGTGCTTAATTGTCATTCCTCTATATTACTGTCTCACACACTGAACAGTCTTGTAATCCATCTCATCCTTCTCTGCCACTCACTTATGGCCTCACGCACACTAAAGTGAACACTCTCATAAGAAACACTAACCACCGCTGTTGgtggccagtgtgtgtgtgctgctcatAAAGAGGGGATTTGTtctgttctctcctctcttcccatCAGGAAGTCCAGGCCCACATTCTGGCCACTCCACCTGTACAGACTTGCTAGTCACCATGGCAGCAGTCACCAAGGCCACCGTTGCTGGGATGGAGATGTAATTAAGGCTGGGAATTGTTAGACAGCTGCCACCACGTGGAAATTGCAGATAAAGGGAAAAGTAAGACATTTGGTGGGGTGAGAGTGCTGACAAGGAGGTGAAAGAGAAGGGCGTGTGCAC contains:
- the tdrd3 gene encoding tudor domain-containing protein 3 produces the protein MTDLTDSLIQEGWYLSEEGIAELRGSAEKITLNDVIRIALDSDLRPIGRKFLPSDINSGRTEKLEGPCVLQVQKVRNVSAPKDHEESQGAPRMLRLQMTDGHTTCVGLEFKHLSKISLNTPPGTKVKLLGTVQVKNGLLLLDDSKISVLGGEVDHMVEKWELQRSLAKHCRSNIGAEGGPPPFVPFGQKCARKDEVDSRELDQRKTLQTHSAVKSTDENDEFEKQRTAAIAEVAKTKEGPRTFGGGGNAGSNLSNAASSSRSRDSYQQRRREDRVERTESRQDGNYRELVDERALRDIMEMGFNREAARQALMDNNNNLEVALNSLLTGSSGSRPGPVVAESNKPPPRARGRGRGRSRNEEEEEGAGGRPSGPSTLFDFLESKMGVFSIDEPKSQAPQRHHENKANFSNSDYYSKDTSQTKFSSHNEHRQQRNDRPPRFHRDTDFPKPGQEPLSNCTTSQTSAQAQPWRGQERWSRGTSDRSHSDRREMRDEQIFSSSFTTTFTRSREPQQQMEFSGSHHQRSRNGDGGGNMAGPSHRRGVKDTAPTSKLSNSAGSELEGRGNNKRTERTEEPNNSRRMGKADRPNSDHVDRQRDGGPPNFNFRGGSSGMPQEVGLSRDCRIMTGDPSHFQNGDMEHKRTGPIKPPNSSCPPNREPPPKKNPSNNPGPKRRSGQGRGQGPRGPEKGHIVEHAWKPGDQCLALYWEDSKFYHARIDAVHPSGSTAVVVFSDYGNCEEVLLHNIKPVPADVLEEDDGYYDSSLEFRRGGDGQPRRTRPTQQYYQPPRARD